A genomic region of Capnocytophaga canimorsus contains the following coding sequences:
- a CDS encoding GNAT family N-acetyltransferase produces the protein MKPELEHLPLVKNDEKNRFELENNGHLAFIDFEERDSFIALTHTEVAAELAGTGTAAALVEKTLHYIEESGKQLMPYCPYVFAFIQKHPEWKRIVSPKFPAYDKL, from the coding sequence GTGAAACCCGAATTAGAACATTTACCACTGGTGAAAAACGATGAAAAAAATCGTTTTGAACTCGAAAACAACGGTCATCTTGCCTTTATCGATTTTGAGGAAAGAGATAGTTTCATTGCCCTGACACACACCGAAGTGGCAGCGGAATTGGCAGGAACGGGAACAGCTGCAGCATTGGTAGAAAAAACGCTACACTACATCGAAGAAAGCGGAAAACAACTGATGCCGTATTGCCCGTATGTGTTTGCATTCATCCAAAAACATCCCGAATGGAAACGCATCGTAAGTCCGAAATTCCCCGCTTACGATAAATTGTAG
- a CDS encoding NADPH-dependent FMN reductase, with protein sequence MKIVAFAGSTSSTSINKKLVEHTLTHFGESDINLLDLNDYSMPIYSSDEEKKGTPEQAHKFLQCIEEADAIVCSFAEHNSNFATAFKNVFDWASRINKSVFQDKPMLIMATSPGGYGGKNVLDVAQKTLPHYGGNIKGVFSLPKFGQNFDANEGITNPELKQEHINTIENFKQQISQ encoded by the coding sequence ATGAAAATAGTAGCTTTTGCAGGAAGTACATCTTCTACTTCCATCAACAAAAAATTAGTAGAACACACCCTAACGCATTTCGGGGAAAGCGACATCAACTTGTTGGATTTGAACGACTATTCTATGCCGATTTACTCTTCCGATGAGGAGAAAAAAGGAACTCCGGAACAGGCACATAAATTTTTGCAGTGTATAGAAGAAGCTGATGCCATCGTTTGCTCGTTTGCAGAGCATAATTCAAATTTTGCCACGGCTTTCAAAAATGTTTTCGATTGGGCTTCGCGTATCAATAAGAGCGTTTTCCAAGATAAACCAATGCTGATTATGGCAACTTCACCGGGCGGATACGGCGGAAAAAATGTTTTAGATGTAGCTCAAAAAACGCTTCCTCACTACGGCGGAAATATCAAAGGGGTATTCTCTTTGCCGAAGTTCGGACAGAATTTCGATGCCAATGAAGGAATTACCAATCCTGAATTGAAACAAGAGCATATCAACACGATAGAAAACTTTAAACAACAAATCTCACAATAG
- a CDS encoding pirin family protein, which translates to MSNVGIILEEKAADIGNFLVGRLLPFREKRAVGPFVFIDHMGPADLKDYQNLDVAPHPHIGLSTLTYLFEGSIFHRDSIGSQMEIQPGAVNWMTAGKGVVHSERTPDYLRNTEKKLHGLQIWVALPKHLEDCDPSFHHIEAEELPHWEENGVQVKLVAGEAFGKKSPVPVHSPLFFIELKAKEKTKLHIGEDLYGEAAMYVLEGTVNIEGNDYGSKQLLVAKNSKLCEFEMSENSVVYIFGGEPFPEERFMFWNFVSSDKEKIEKAKQNWKEQNHEAFPKVIDDEDDFVPLPTYPLKSK; encoded by the coding sequence ATGTCAAACGTCGGAATTATATTAGAAGAAAAAGCAGCAGATATCGGCAACTTTTTGGTAGGAAGATTACTTCCTTTTCGCGAAAAACGAGCAGTAGGACCTTTCGTGTTCATCGACCATATGGGACCTGCCGACCTGAAAGATTATCAGAATTTGGATGTGGCACCGCATCCGCATATTGGGCTTTCTACGCTCACTTATTTGTTCGAGGGGTCTATTTTTCACAGAGATAGCATCGGTTCGCAAATGGAAATTCAGCCTGGAGCGGTCAATTGGATGACGGCAGGAAAAGGCGTAGTGCATTCCGAAAGAACACCTGATTACCTAAGAAATACGGAGAAAAAACTACACGGACTCCAAATTTGGGTGGCTCTACCGAAACATTTGGAAGATTGCGATCCAAGTTTTCATCACATCGAAGCGGAGGAGCTTCCGCATTGGGAGGAAAATGGCGTACAGGTAAAACTGGTTGCTGGAGAGGCTTTTGGGAAAAAATCGCCCGTCCCTGTACATAGCCCGTTGTTTTTCATTGAACTGAAAGCCAAGGAGAAAACAAAACTCCACATCGGCGAAGACCTCTATGGAGAAGCGGCAATGTATGTACTGGAAGGCACAGTGAACATTGAGGGGAACGACTATGGCTCTAAACAATTGTTGGTGGCTAAAAACAGTAAGTTATGCGAGTTTGAGATGAGTGAAAATTCGGTGGTGTATATTTTCGGTGGAGAGCCTTTTCCTGAAGAACGATTTATGTTTTGGAATTTCGTAAGCTCCGACAAAGAAAAAATAGAAAAAGCCAAACAAAACTGGAAAGAACAAAACCACGAAGCCTTCCCAAAAGTCATTGACGATGAAGACGATTTCGTGCCACTGCCTACTTATCCGTTGAAAAGCAAATAA
- a CDS encoding Crp/Fnr family transcriptional regulator codes for MMVSEYFSKLVELSTEEKNLIDNSFELKSFSKGDFPLRSGEVCESEFFVKQGCLKNYYIDFQGNEIILSFAIEHWWIGDFESFNRRTPSKMFVEALEDSEVYTISYNKKQQLLKDIPQLERAYRILLERHLQNYQERIYSVLALSAQERYERFLEKYAKLVQCVPQYSIASFLGVTPETLSRIRAKQAKK; via the coding sequence ATGATGGTTAGTGAATATTTTTCAAAACTGGTGGAGCTCTCTACGGAGGAAAAAAATTTAATAGATAACAGCTTTGAACTGAAATCTTTTTCCAAAGGAGATTTTCCTTTGCGTTCGGGAGAGGTTTGTGAGTCTGAGTTTTTTGTAAAACAGGGCTGTCTTAAAAATTATTATATCGACTTTCAAGGCAATGAAATTATCTTGTCGTTTGCCATAGAGCATTGGTGGATTGGTGATTTTGAAAGTTTCAATCGTCGTACCCCGAGTAAAATGTTTGTAGAGGCTTTAGAAGATAGCGAAGTGTACACCATTTCCTACAACAAAAAACAACAGCTCCTCAAAGATATTCCGCAATTGGAACGAGCCTATCGCATACTTTTAGAACGACATCTGCAAAATTATCAGGAGCGAATTTATTCTGTATTGGCACTCTCCGCACAAGAACGCTACGAACGATTTTTAGAAAAATACGCCAAATTGGTACAATGCGTTCCGCAGTATTCCATCGCTTCCTTTTTGGGCGTAACTCCTGAAACGCTAAGCCGTATAAGAGCTAAACAAGCTAAGAAATAG
- a CDS encoding immunity protein YezG family protein, with the protein MKTIEEIYQSLASNINNAIEEDWSKAVVNIKTVGTMVNFKGVYLNINDIENQIKVSKFDFMLTFDILNLHKITTEGGNNQWNKAIFTLFSDGNFDLEFIWDQAWHDEIVRFSKS; encoded by the coding sequence ATGAAAACAATAGAAGAAATTTACCAAAGTTTAGCATCAAATATTAATAATGCTATTGAGGAAGATTGGAGTAAAGCAGTTGTTAATATCAAGACAGTTGGTACAATGGTTAATTTTAAAGGAGTGTATCTTAATATAAATGATATTGAAAATCAAATAAAAGTATCAAAGTTTGATTTTATGCTGACATTTGACATATTAAATCTCCATAAAATCACCACAGAAGGCGGAAATAACCAATGGAACAAAGCCATTTTTACGCTTTTCTCTGACGGAAATTTTGATTTGGAATTTATTTGGGATCAAGCGTGGCACGATGAAATTGTAAGGTTTTCTAAATCATAA